In Phragmites australis chromosome 17, lpPhrAust1.1, whole genome shotgun sequence, the following are encoded in one genomic region:
- the LOC133897297 gene encoding E3 ubiquitin-protein ligase ORTHRUS 1-like yields MAGARDGGGAGAQPLRRGVTLAEQLAASSNLRNLLKLRDDGESDGRLAAAGRRRTLLDVIRGADDDRPPTVASGRRSVRPALGGTGGTATAASTAAARGERVSLMALLERTEQQLPACAGGGQWKRVDVEEEEEAEKGGGGGVGARCCVCVARGKGAAFIPCGHTFCRACARELRAGRGRCPLCNAAIREVLNLF; encoded by the coding sequence ATGGCTGGAGCGAGGGATGGAGGGGGTGCCGGGGCGCAGCCGCTGCGGCGCGGCGTCACGCTGGCGGAGCAGCTCGCCGCATCGTCCAACCTCCGCAACCTCCTGAAGCTCCGCGACGACGGCGAAAGCGACGGCCGCCTCGCCGCGGCGGGGAGGCGCCGCACGCTCCTCGACGTCATCCGCGGCGCCGACGACGACCGCCCTCCCACCGTCGCCTCCGGCCGCCGCAGCGTCCGCCCCGCGCTAGGAGGCACGGGCGGTACGGCCACCGCGGCGTCGACGGCGGCCGCACGAGGGGAGAGGGTGTCGCTGATGGCGCTGCTGGAGCGGACGGAGCAGCAGTTGCCGGCCTGCGCCGGCGGCGGGCAGTGGAAGCGCGTggatgtggaggaggaggaggaagcggagaagggcgggggcgggggcgtgGGCGCGCGGTGCTGCGTGTGCGTGGCGCGGGGCAAGGGCGCGGCCTTCATCCCCTGCGGCCACACCTTCTGCCGCGCCTGCGCTCGCGAGCTCCGCGCCGGCCGCGGCCGCTGCCCGCTCTGCAACGCCGCCATCCGCGAGGTCCTCAACCTCTTCTGA
- the LOC133897296 gene encoding uncharacterized protein LOC133897296 isoform X1: MPQRPEEGAGERGEEQRLRAALRHLQAEAGVLERLVYKHRNQHRGGAYFQYLLKVRRDLKLLLGAGLSEVLNAVFPVLACRKPANTILVPIKQRKKKPGANHSHHERLLGIARLSSQMIEPVMKAAIQISFLLGRSFFVDLCTAIFSLLARVRVLIQQMLLDVVSVYNKVTDLTDRKQAVKISIGGVQAVREYFPTIVNAGIILECVWAKDKFVLHEKMKDSCQEIEDEDQKSRAPESSIQYETLGLFSEVMENLEETNCSAKPDAFQAEQLGKMNHCSDDGGSQSGRQLENESGACSVPDTISTHVHSVPHLDFKPETRKRVAFVAVGNPKVTGTASETKSSEVNKKQRLNMIPHTTVASGDLFSKSLDSEKADKSIF, translated from the exons ATGCCGCAGCGGCCGGAGGAGGGAGCGGGGGAGAGGGGCGAGGAGCAGCGCCTGCGGGCGGCGCTGCGGCACCTGCAGGCGGAGGCGGGTGTGCTGGAGCGCCTGGTGTACAAGCACCGGAACCAGCACCGCGGCGGCGCCTACTTCCAGTACCTCCTCAAG GTGAGGAGGGACCTGAAACTGCTGCTCGGTGCCGGCCTCTCGGAGGTCCTCAACGCTGTCTTCCCCGTCCTCGCATGCCGCAAGCCGGCCAACACGATCCTCGTCCCGATCAA gcaaaggaagaagaagcctgGTGCAAATCATAGTCACCATGAGAGGCTCCTGGGTATTGCCCGCTTGTCATCTCAG ATGATTGAACCTGTTATGAAGGCAGCaat TCAGATATCATTTTTACTTGGTAGATCATTCTTCGTTGATCTTTGCACGGCAATTTTTTCTTTGCTTGCGCGAGTAAGGGTCCTGATCCAACAG ATGTTACTTGATGTTGTGTCAGTATACAATAAGGTTACTGATCTTACTGATAGGAAGCAGGCTGTTAAGATTAGCATCGGTGGAGTGCAG GCTGTCAGAGAGTACTTCCCCACAATCGTTAATGCCGGTATAATTCTGGAGTGTGTATGGGCGAAAGATaaatttgttttgcatgaaAAGATGAAAGATAGCTGTCAGGAAATTGAAGATGAGGATCAGAAGTCGCGTGCTCCTGAATCTTCAATCCAGTATGAGACGCTTGGGCTCTTTAGTGAAG TGATGGAAAACCTTGAGGAAACAAACTGTTCAGCCAAACCAGATGCTTTTCAGGCGGAACAACTAGGTAAAATGAACCATTGCAGTGATGATGGAGGTTCTCAGAGTGGGAGGCAACTGGAAAATGAAAGCGGTGCTTGTTCAGTTCCTGACACCATTAGTACTCATGTACATTCAGTTCCACACCTGGACTTCAAGCCTGAGACTAGGAAGAGAGTAGCATTCGTCGCAGTTGGAAATCCAAAAGTCACTGGTACAGCCTCAGAAACAAAATCATCAGAAGTAAACAAGAAGCAAAGACTAAACATGATTCCACACACCACTGTAGCATCTGGAGATTTGTTCAGCAAATCGCTGGATTCTGAGAAGGCAGACAAGTCCATATTTTGA
- the LOC133897295 gene encoding ubiquitin carboxyl-terminal hydrolase 2-like isoform X1 produces MSTVSGTRHAPRRQSQDGSDDKVVVSLEASSPAVGSCRGVPAAVAGAHTSPIDWEGIEDEVQAVSLSQVPPERRNMRTRRQPVTVNLPATSSDAGSGDAASQDASHSTEEATVSASGREQCSHYKHDTAHLDKVLLEILSSEHVASCEHCREDAPRKKGSARSKERGGKQQKKKGGGARGTAAKVQAKAKNSDMWVCLHCGRHFCGGAVADTKPYGHARRHAKQDRHWWAAKYDDPTVAYCLSCEKEVLIEMPKLETVVAVKTDDKMVGAVDSDALPLVNCHGNVIKGLPNLGNTCFLNAVVQNLLALDSLRRKMLGPDVPTGPLAMSLKKLFVETSASNDAGGALSSKNLFSNICSKYPQFRGYQMQDSHELLRCFLDGLRTEEIEARKLAEDDSNEGVPTIVDSIFGGQLSSTVSSTECSHSSVKHDQFLDLSLPVPSRRPPAKSVSSPPAKRTKQSIRDWNKNRRYGTIPARVSPTVEENNKEKIQTVAECNDSQIPGSESGQVVNEKEPEPSECSESCASVSIQELKVTSNVEDNMSWLDYVADAGEAKSEILDSADSAEAGHIWGSKDDIHGSFHPQDDALPREQILGSEHSGENTLDHATSLQPVILLPYKDTAKELDETEENSQNSGHAAPPPAASPVEENDTQPPSGGDIRQDDYVGLGDMFNEPEVTSEVKKGTGKSEDIDVMAWSSNSADDEVDDSNAPISVEGCLALYTEPELLSEPWHCEHCTNAARPNIDERKSIVEMMGSANERKEDEEMMPGGDKEQHGVKLVMSCNKKDIDQIMTTDGCSDNVHSEMHCMEGEYANPSLAEPEQIFNDNFSDTGNTTVQKTGVDKTEQLNSSIYHQEQCKDLNSSAVECTSLSKQSHDLAIQQNDGCNVDITTEATSAPLSCGDNDSVSCTATNNIKAECGGGAEEVVASSPPSDAQRILPSAKDIEDVNTRNQGRRKQMKMVGKGNQVKDNQNKQKEDEAKVFRAAMRRILISKAPPALTINLNRFSQDSHGRFKKLKGHVRFKEMLDIRPFMDPRSKENDNTTYHLVGVVEHMGSMTGGHYIAYVRAGRIRGRQQQSSSSKSWFYASDGQVREASLQEVLNCEAYLLLYERVGD; encoded by the exons ATGAGTACAGTCAGCGGCACAAGGCATGCCCCGAGGAGACAGTCACAAGATGGGTCTGATGATAAAGTAGTTGTGAGCTTGGAAGCAAGCTCCCCAGCAGTGGGGAGCTGTCGTGGAGTACCGGCCGCTGTTGCTGGTGCACACACCTCACCTATTGATTGGGAAggcattgaagatgaagtgcaGGCAGTATCACTCTCGCAAGTGCCCCCTGAA AGGAGGAACATGAGGACCAGGAGGCAACCTGTAACAGTTAACCTGCCGGCCACATCCTCAGATGCTGGATCCGGCGATGCAGCTTCACAAGACGCAAGCCACTCGACGGAGGAAGCAACTGTGTCAGCCAGTGGTAGGGAGCAGTGCAGCCACTACAAACATGATACTGCCCACTTGGACAAGGTCCTCCTGGAGATCTTGTCTTCCGAGCATGTTGCGTCGTGTGAGCATTGCCGGGAGGATGCCCCAAGAAAGAAAGGCAGTGCAAGAAGCAAGGAGAGAGGCGGTAAGCAGCAAAAGAAGAAAGGAGGTGGTGCAAGAGGCACTGCTGCCAAGGTGCAGGCAAAGGCGAAGAATAGTGATATGTGGGTTTGCTTGCACTGCGGTCGGCATTTTTGTGGTGGTGCAGTAGCTGACACAAAGCCATATGGCCATGCTAGAAGGCATGCCAAGCAGGACCGGCATTGGTGGGCTGCAAAGTATGATGACCCAACAGTTGCATATTGTTTGTCATGTGAAAAGGAGGTGTTGATTGAGATGCCTAAACTAGAAACTGTTGTGGCAGTGAAAACAGATGATAAGATGGTTGGTGCAGTGGATAGTGATGCATTGCCTTTAGTTAATTGCCATGGTAATGTTATTAAAGGGCTTCCAAATCTTGGAAACACATGCTTCCTCAATGCAGTGGTGCAGAATCTCCTCGCACTTGATAGTCTGCGCAGGAAGATGTTAGGACCAGATGTTCCAACAGGGCCCCTTGCTATGTCTCTGAAGAAGCTCTTTGTGGAGACGAGTGCTTCAAATGATGCTGGAGGTGCACTTAGCTCAAAGAACCTCTTCTCAAATATTTGCTCAAAGTACCCGCAATTCAGGGGCTACCAGATGCAAGATAGCCATGAATTACTCCGCTGCTTTCTTGATGGTTTACGTACTGAGGAAATTGAAGCACGGAAGCTAGCGGAAGATGATTCCAATGAAGGGGTTCCAACAATTGTTGACTCCATCTTTGGGGGCCAGCTGTCTAGTACTGTGTCCAGCACAGAATGCTCTCACAGTTCCGTTAAACATGACCAGTTCCTTGATCTCTCACTTCCAGTTCCATCAAGGAGGCCTCCAGCCAAGAGTGTTTCATCACCACCAGCAAAGAGGACCAAGCAGTCCATACGAGATTGGAACAAAAATCGCAGATATGGGACGATTCCTGCTCGAGTATCTCCTACTGTAGAGGAGAATAACAAAGAAAAGATTCAAACAGTTGCTGAGTGCAACGATTCCCAAATTCCTGGTTCAGAATCAGGACAGGTAGTCAATGAGAAAGAACCTGAACCCTCCGAATGCAGTGAGTCATGTGCTTCTGTGTCTATTCAAGAACTAAAGGTCACTTCAAATGTGGAGGATAACATGAGCTGGTTGGATTATGTTGCCGATGCAGGTGAAGCGAAGTCTGAGATTCTTGATTCTGCAGATTCTGCTGAAGCAGGACATATTTGGGGAAGTAAGGATGACATACATGGTTCGTTTCACCCTCAGGATGATGCCTTACCCAGAGAGCAGATCTTGGGTTCTGAGCACTCTGGTGAGAACACTCTTGACCATGCCACCTCTTTACAGCCTGTTATCTTGCTTCCTTACAAAGACACTGCCAAGGAATTGGATGAAACTGAAGAAAATTCACAGAATTCAGGACATGCAGCTCCCCCTCCAGCTGCCTCTCCAGTAGAAGAAAATGATACACAACCTCCATCTGGTGGAGATATAAGGCAAGATGACTATGTTGGCCTTGGCGATATGTTCAACGAACCTGAAGTTACTTCTGAAGTCAAGAAAGGAACCGGTAAAAGTGAAGATATTGATGTGATGGCTTGGAGTAGCAATAGTGCTGATGATGAGGTGGATGATAGTAATGCTCCCATATCAGTTGAGGGCTGCTTGGCTTTGTACACTGAACCAGAGCTGCTATCTGAACCATGGCACTGTGAGCACTGTACTAATGCAGCACGCCCAAACATTGATGAAAGAAAAAGTATCGTGGAGATGATGGGTAGTGCCAATGAAAgaaaggaggatgaggagatgatGCCAGGTGGTGATAAAGAACAACATGGTGTTAAGTTGGTCATGAGCTGCAACAAAAAGGACATTGACCAGATTATGACAACTGATGGTTGCTCAGACAATGTACATTCAGAAATGCACTGCATGGAAGGTGAGTACGCAAATCCTTCGTTGGCTGAGCCTGAACAGATCTTCAATGATAATTTTTCAGACACTGGAAATACGACTGTACAGAAAACAGGTGTTGACAAGACCGAACAGTTAAACAGTAGTATCTACCATCAGGAACAGTGTAAAGATTTGAACAGCTCAGCAGTGGAATGCACATCTTTGAGTAAGCAATCACATGATTTAGCTATCCAACAAAATGATGGATGTAATGTGGATATAACCACTGAAGCAACAAGTGCACCACTTAGTTGTGGTGATAATGATTCAGTCTCTTGCACTGCAACTAACAATATAAAAGCTGaatgtggtggtggtgctgaagAAGTTGTGGCTAGCAGCCCTCCATCTGATGCACAAAGAATCTTGCCAAGTGCAAAAGATATTGAAGATGTCAACACAAGGAATCAAGgcaggaggaagcaaatgaagatgGTTGGTAAGGGAAATCAAGTGAAAGATAACCAAAATAAGCAGAAAGAGGATGAAGCAAAGGTTTTCAGAGCTGCAATGAGAAGAATCCTTATAAGCAAGGCTCCACCTGCATTGACGATTAATTTGAACAGATTTAGTCAGGATTCTCATGGCCGGTTTAAGAAATTGAAAGGGCATGTGCGCTTTAAGGAGATGCTTGATATAAGGCCATTCATGGACCCAAG ATCTAAGGAGAATGACAACACCACTTATCATCTGGTTGGCGTTGTCGAGCATATGGGATCCATGACAGGAGGTCATTATATTGCATACGTGAGAGCTGGCAGGATTAGGGGTCGGCAGCAACAGAGCAGTAGCTCTAAGTCTTGGTTTTACGCAAGCGATGGACAAGTCAGAGAAGCCTCTCTGCAGGAAGTTCTTAACTGCGAGGCTTACTTACTTTTATACGAAAGGGTGGGAGACTAA
- the LOC133897295 gene encoding ubiquitin carboxyl-terminal hydrolase 2-like isoform X2 has translation MKCRQYHSRKCPLKYDDFRYLELKELLLHFSRTLCALLMLCHWRRNMRTRRQPVTVNLPATSSDAGSGDAASQDASHSTEEATVSASGREQCSHYKHDTAHLDKVLLEILSSEHVASCEHCREDAPRKKGSARSKERGGKQQKKKGGGARGTAAKVQAKAKNSDMWVCLHCGRHFCGGAVADTKPYGHARRHAKQDRHWWAAKYDDPTVAYCLSCEKEVLIEMPKLETVVAVKTDDKMVGAVDSDALPLVNCHGNVIKGLPNLGNTCFLNAVVQNLLALDSLRRKMLGPDVPTGPLAMSLKKLFVETSASNDAGGALSSKNLFSNICSKYPQFRGYQMQDSHELLRCFLDGLRTEEIEARKLAEDDSNEGVPTIVDSIFGGQLSSTVSSTECSHSSVKHDQFLDLSLPVPSRRPPAKSVSSPPAKRTKQSIRDWNKNRRYGTIPARVSPTVEENNKEKIQTVAECNDSQIPGSESGQVVNEKEPEPSECSESCASVSIQELKVTSNVEDNMSWLDYVADAGEAKSEILDSADSAEAGHIWGSKDDIHGSFHPQDDALPREQILGSEHSGENTLDHATSLQPVILLPYKDTAKELDETEENSQNSGHAAPPPAASPVEENDTQPPSGGDIRQDDYVGLGDMFNEPEVTSEVKKGTGKSEDIDVMAWSSNSADDEVDDSNAPISVEGCLALYTEPELLSEPWHCEHCTNAARPNIDERKSIVEMMGSANERKEDEEMMPGGDKEQHGVKLVMSCNKKDIDQIMTTDGCSDNVHSEMHCMEGEYANPSLAEPEQIFNDNFSDTGNTTVQKTGVDKTEQLNSSIYHQEQCKDLNSSAVECTSLSKQSHDLAIQQNDGCNVDITTEATSAPLSCGDNDSVSCTATNNIKAECGGGAEEVVASSPPSDAQRILPSAKDIEDVNTRNQGRRKQMKMVGKGNQVKDNQNKQKEDEAKVFRAAMRRILISKAPPALTINLNRFSQDSHGRFKKLKGHVRFKEMLDIRPFMDPRSKENDNTTYHLVGVVEHMGSMTGGHYIAYVRAGRIRGRQQQSSSSKSWFYASDGQVREASLQEVLNCEAYLLLYERVGD, from the exons atgaagtgcaGGCAGTATCACTCTCGCAAGTGCCCCCTGAAGTATGATGATTTTCGTTATCTTGAATTGAAAGAACTACTACTTCACTTTTCAAGAACGTTGTGCGCACTGCTGATGTTATGTCATTGG AGGAGGAACATGAGGACCAGGAGGCAACCTGTAACAGTTAACCTGCCGGCCACATCCTCAGATGCTGGATCCGGCGATGCAGCTTCACAAGACGCAAGCCACTCGACGGAGGAAGCAACTGTGTCAGCCAGTGGTAGGGAGCAGTGCAGCCACTACAAACATGATACTGCCCACTTGGACAAGGTCCTCCTGGAGATCTTGTCTTCCGAGCATGTTGCGTCGTGTGAGCATTGCCGGGAGGATGCCCCAAGAAAGAAAGGCAGTGCAAGAAGCAAGGAGAGAGGCGGTAAGCAGCAAAAGAAGAAAGGAGGTGGTGCAAGAGGCACTGCTGCCAAGGTGCAGGCAAAGGCGAAGAATAGTGATATGTGGGTTTGCTTGCACTGCGGTCGGCATTTTTGTGGTGGTGCAGTAGCTGACACAAAGCCATATGGCCATGCTAGAAGGCATGCCAAGCAGGACCGGCATTGGTGGGCTGCAAAGTATGATGACCCAACAGTTGCATATTGTTTGTCATGTGAAAAGGAGGTGTTGATTGAGATGCCTAAACTAGAAACTGTTGTGGCAGTGAAAACAGATGATAAGATGGTTGGTGCAGTGGATAGTGATGCATTGCCTTTAGTTAATTGCCATGGTAATGTTATTAAAGGGCTTCCAAATCTTGGAAACACATGCTTCCTCAATGCAGTGGTGCAGAATCTCCTCGCACTTGATAGTCTGCGCAGGAAGATGTTAGGACCAGATGTTCCAACAGGGCCCCTTGCTATGTCTCTGAAGAAGCTCTTTGTGGAGACGAGTGCTTCAAATGATGCTGGAGGTGCACTTAGCTCAAAGAACCTCTTCTCAAATATTTGCTCAAAGTACCCGCAATTCAGGGGCTACCAGATGCAAGATAGCCATGAATTACTCCGCTGCTTTCTTGATGGTTTACGTACTGAGGAAATTGAAGCACGGAAGCTAGCGGAAGATGATTCCAATGAAGGGGTTCCAACAATTGTTGACTCCATCTTTGGGGGCCAGCTGTCTAGTACTGTGTCCAGCACAGAATGCTCTCACAGTTCCGTTAAACATGACCAGTTCCTTGATCTCTCACTTCCAGTTCCATCAAGGAGGCCTCCAGCCAAGAGTGTTTCATCACCACCAGCAAAGAGGACCAAGCAGTCCATACGAGATTGGAACAAAAATCGCAGATATGGGACGATTCCTGCTCGAGTATCTCCTACTGTAGAGGAGAATAACAAAGAAAAGATTCAAACAGTTGCTGAGTGCAACGATTCCCAAATTCCTGGTTCAGAATCAGGACAGGTAGTCAATGAGAAAGAACCTGAACCCTCCGAATGCAGTGAGTCATGTGCTTCTGTGTCTATTCAAGAACTAAAGGTCACTTCAAATGTGGAGGATAACATGAGCTGGTTGGATTATGTTGCCGATGCAGGTGAAGCGAAGTCTGAGATTCTTGATTCTGCAGATTCTGCTGAAGCAGGACATATTTGGGGAAGTAAGGATGACATACATGGTTCGTTTCACCCTCAGGATGATGCCTTACCCAGAGAGCAGATCTTGGGTTCTGAGCACTCTGGTGAGAACACTCTTGACCATGCCACCTCTTTACAGCCTGTTATCTTGCTTCCTTACAAAGACACTGCCAAGGAATTGGATGAAACTGAAGAAAATTCACAGAATTCAGGACATGCAGCTCCCCCTCCAGCTGCCTCTCCAGTAGAAGAAAATGATACACAACCTCCATCTGGTGGAGATATAAGGCAAGATGACTATGTTGGCCTTGGCGATATGTTCAACGAACCTGAAGTTACTTCTGAAGTCAAGAAAGGAACCGGTAAAAGTGAAGATATTGATGTGATGGCTTGGAGTAGCAATAGTGCTGATGATGAGGTGGATGATAGTAATGCTCCCATATCAGTTGAGGGCTGCTTGGCTTTGTACACTGAACCAGAGCTGCTATCTGAACCATGGCACTGTGAGCACTGTACTAATGCAGCACGCCCAAACATTGATGAAAGAAAAAGTATCGTGGAGATGATGGGTAGTGCCAATGAAAgaaaggaggatgaggagatgatGCCAGGTGGTGATAAAGAACAACATGGTGTTAAGTTGGTCATGAGCTGCAACAAAAAGGACATTGACCAGATTATGACAACTGATGGTTGCTCAGACAATGTACATTCAGAAATGCACTGCATGGAAGGTGAGTACGCAAATCCTTCGTTGGCTGAGCCTGAACAGATCTTCAATGATAATTTTTCAGACACTGGAAATACGACTGTACAGAAAACAGGTGTTGACAAGACCGAACAGTTAAACAGTAGTATCTACCATCAGGAACAGTGTAAAGATTTGAACAGCTCAGCAGTGGAATGCACATCTTTGAGTAAGCAATCACATGATTTAGCTATCCAACAAAATGATGGATGTAATGTGGATATAACCACTGAAGCAACAAGTGCACCACTTAGTTGTGGTGATAATGATTCAGTCTCTTGCACTGCAACTAACAATATAAAAGCTGaatgtggtggtggtgctgaagAAGTTGTGGCTAGCAGCCCTCCATCTGATGCACAAAGAATCTTGCCAAGTGCAAAAGATATTGAAGATGTCAACACAAGGAATCAAGgcaggaggaagcaaatgaagatgGTTGGTAAGGGAAATCAAGTGAAAGATAACCAAAATAAGCAGAAAGAGGATGAAGCAAAGGTTTTCAGAGCTGCAATGAGAAGAATCCTTATAAGCAAGGCTCCACCTGCATTGACGATTAATTTGAACAGATTTAGTCAGGATTCTCATGGCCGGTTTAAGAAATTGAAAGGGCATGTGCGCTTTAAGGAGATGCTTGATATAAGGCCATTCATGGACCCAAG ATCTAAGGAGAATGACAACACCACTTATCATCTGGTTGGCGTTGTCGAGCATATGGGATCCATGACAGGAGGTCATTATATTGCATACGTGAGAGCTGGCAGGATTAGGGGTCGGCAGCAACAGAGCAGTAGCTCTAAGTCTTGGTTTTACGCAAGCGATGGACAAGTCAGAGAAGCCTCTCTGCAGGAAGTTCTTAACTGCGAGGCTTACTTACTTTTATACGAAAGGGTGGGAGACTAA
- the LOC133897296 gene encoding uncharacterized protein LOC133897296 isoform X2 encodes MPQRPEEGAGERGEEQRLRAALRHLQAEAGVLERLVYKHRNQHRGGAYFQYLLKVRRDLKLLLGAGLSEVLNAVFPVLACRKPANTILVPIKQRKKKPGANHSHHERLLGIARLSSQMIEPVMKAAIQISFLLGRSFFVDLCTAIFSLLARVRVLIQQAVREYFPTIVNAGIILECVWAKDKFVLHEKMKDSCQEIEDEDQKSRAPESSIQYETLGLFSEVMENLEETNCSAKPDAFQAEQLGKMNHCSDDGGSQSGRQLENESGACSVPDTISTHVHSVPHLDFKPETRKRVAFVAVGNPKVTGTASETKSSEVNKKQRLNMIPHTTVASGDLFSKSLDSEKADKSIF; translated from the exons ATGCCGCAGCGGCCGGAGGAGGGAGCGGGGGAGAGGGGCGAGGAGCAGCGCCTGCGGGCGGCGCTGCGGCACCTGCAGGCGGAGGCGGGTGTGCTGGAGCGCCTGGTGTACAAGCACCGGAACCAGCACCGCGGCGGCGCCTACTTCCAGTACCTCCTCAAG GTGAGGAGGGACCTGAAACTGCTGCTCGGTGCCGGCCTCTCGGAGGTCCTCAACGCTGTCTTCCCCGTCCTCGCATGCCGCAAGCCGGCCAACACGATCCTCGTCCCGATCAA gcaaaggaagaagaagcctgGTGCAAATCATAGTCACCATGAGAGGCTCCTGGGTATTGCCCGCTTGTCATCTCAG ATGATTGAACCTGTTATGAAGGCAGCaat TCAGATATCATTTTTACTTGGTAGATCATTCTTCGTTGATCTTTGCACGGCAATTTTTTCTTTGCTTGCGCGAGTAAGGGTCCTGATCCAACAG GCTGTCAGAGAGTACTTCCCCACAATCGTTAATGCCGGTATAATTCTGGAGTGTGTATGGGCGAAAGATaaatttgttttgcatgaaAAGATGAAAGATAGCTGTCAGGAAATTGAAGATGAGGATCAGAAGTCGCGTGCTCCTGAATCTTCAATCCAGTATGAGACGCTTGGGCTCTTTAGTGAAG TGATGGAAAACCTTGAGGAAACAAACTGTTCAGCCAAACCAGATGCTTTTCAGGCGGAACAACTAGGTAAAATGAACCATTGCAGTGATGATGGAGGTTCTCAGAGTGGGAGGCAACTGGAAAATGAAAGCGGTGCTTGTTCAGTTCCTGACACCATTAGTACTCATGTACATTCAGTTCCACACCTGGACTTCAAGCCTGAGACTAGGAAGAGAGTAGCATTCGTCGCAGTTGGAAATCCAAAAGTCACTGGTACAGCCTCAGAAACAAAATCATCAGAAGTAAACAAGAAGCAAAGACTAAACATGATTCCACACACCACTGTAGCATCTGGAGATTTGTTCAGCAAATCGCTGGATTCTGAGAAGGCAGACAAGTCCATATTTTGA